The following DNA comes from Tachypleus tridentatus isolate NWPU-2018 chromosome 9, ASM421037v1, whole genome shotgun sequence.
CAGACTTTGTATAGCGGCCTCATTTTCTGGTTTATATTATCTGCCGGTATGTAATCCCCTAGCCCAATGGTCGTCAAAGAAATAAAGCAGTAGTAGATGGAATCCAGATAGTCCCAGTCAGGTTCCAAGTAAGAGAAGATAGCGGCAGGAATCAGGAAGAACAGAGCCAGTATTGCTGCCTGGAGGTAatttcaagaaaattaaaaatgtatttttacttttagcAAAATAGAATATCAGTGATAGAAAAAACATGTTATAATGTTGTCCTTTTAGTGTTCATATTTCAAAGACGTAACGTAATGCAAcgattaaaagtatttaaatccTTATTTGTTCCTTTCTTAGTGttctaaatgtaaagtaaaatatcaaaatccTACTGATATtccagaattatttaaaatttatggttatactcaccgccgactcttgggctactcttttaccaacgaatagtgagattgaccgtcactattcACTGTTTTTACAGAAGATGGaaactttacaaacaaaacaagaatattCACGTTTCCGATAAATATTGTTACTGATTCTTTGCCTGACAcaactgaaaatgtttattgATCTTATTACGTAACGCAATATTTTCTAAACGCCTGAAACTGagctaaatgataatttaaattaaaaattaaacaaatgtcgatatgtatccagTTTATGATACTAACCAATAAGATTAATgcacacagtttcttttttttaatacaaaattgttttaatatacaaacaataatccAATTTATAATGACGATTATTGCAAATAATGAACTATCtataaatgtttcacaaatttacaaacaatatcaacTTTTTTTTCTGGTCTGGAACTACCTTGATaacttatcgagggttcacgagaGAGAAGTAACTTcgagttgatataggtacaattcacttaacagggagctaaCTAGctctgtatttttctttctttgccaGTCACACGCTGACTTTTTTATCGCTAAAGTTACGTAATGTCCTATATGAATCCGCTGAAGCGaagtggtttgtaatgttcgacaTCTATAAGCGTTCCTGGTCGAATATCTGAAGTTCTCGACCAATAAGTGTTAACCACAGTAatagtttccgaggtttatagtataccaactgaaAGAAACCAGTAATATCTACTGTTTCTTGACGCGTtacgttggttacatttataggtgtaaggaaaatgtttagaaatttcagcctgcacagcAATACTAACGATACATTAGTATTTacttacacatatatattgtttattcttaaattaaaaaatctcatagtttgtttgtttttgaatttcgcacaaagctactcgagggctatctgtgctagccgtccctaatttagcagtgtaagactagagggaaggcagctagtcaccaccacccaccaccaactcttgggctactcttttaccaacgaatagtgggattgaccgtcacattataacgtccgcacggctgaaagggcgagcatgtttggcgcgacgggatacgaacccgcgaccctcagattacgagtcgcacgccttaacacgcttggccatgccgggcccagaatcTCACAGAACTTTAGTGAATAGATGGGAATTTCGCAATAccgatttaacagtataagttctgtacaatctaaatataaatttaatttaaataaacaccgatattaaaatacatatatagtagtaaattaTTCAGAAtcttgtaaaagtaaaaatactaacAGCAATAATAATATAAGTGTACATCATACAGGAATATAGGTTTAAATATTTTCCTTGAAAGAGCGCCGAAGGCTGCCTGGAGgtatcacctgttttaaccactcgcaccattATACAATAGTTAGTCGTCTGTCAGTAAGTCAGCAGACACTACAATGATGCCACATAAGATACGCGTAACGTCGCACTTTGAATtttcgtgacgtcagtaaaatggACACATGTATAGATCACAAGAcaaattatgcactctgtaggttaCTACATTGCCTGACATATGTAGTTCACAAGTAAGAAATAAACACGTATGTagttcttaattttggttttatttacttttgaaatagaGCACTTTCGGGGACCCTGCGCAAGTACTTCTATTTTATTAAGACACTATACTTGCAATTTACAGGTTGTGGGAACAAAACTGCTCTTCGAACATATTTTCCATTTCAGCCgggtaagaattatgataccatgGTCAATACCACTACTCCTCAGTAAAGAGAACCCCAAGGACTGGAGGCGGATGTctttgactaactgccttctctctaaccattctcttcaaaattagggacggctagcgccaaCAAGCTTCTTAGTatcaataacaattaaaaacactaaTTTGTATGTTGAGTTTTTCAGAAAGTTACACGTGGGAATTAGCTAGTCGACAACACCAACTGCCATCTTTTGTCAGGCCAATTAATTAGATTTAACTGTCACACTTGTAACGCATTCACTGTCCTCAAGCACAGAATGCGAGTTTCGTTTTGGCGGCAGCAGGACGCGAACACTAGATCAGCAGACCATAGTCCAACACTTTGAACACTGGcttcaagaatatatttttgaagcaaaaatctgatgttttagtGAACGCTTTACTTGAACAATAATGGGTTGATTtgctaaataacaaaactaactgAAGCATGTTAAATCATTCTACATTCACTGTCTTTAGCTTGcaaaattttatattagttaCTTTTCACCATTAGCTgtagtaatgtttttttatattacaaagcAATAACAACCATATTCAACATCACAATTGTAACAAAGATGAACAAAAGAAGAGGTTGAGAAATGTGATTTATGGCACTTGTGTCGCTTTTGTGTGAGCTCTGATATTTATGAGAGAATGTAAGAAATGGTGTCATCTATAGGGCTCAACAAATGAAGGttgtgacagatttactatcatatagctatcgtaatgttgttgtttgtttcagctaaatttatatttagaagttacGTAATGTATACTGTTGAACATGTAATACGAAATTCCTGTCTATTCAATAAAGTTAttgaagattctcgagtgtaagaatcaataatatatgtgtgtgtatgcaaACATCAGAGCAACGTCTATATTGTTGGCAGACGAAAATTTCTTGAATCTCTCCTCACGCTCAAAAATATAACCAACTCCACGCATCAAAAGATagaatatattattggtttgctacagttggtattcTATAAATCTTGGAAGCCATAACTGTGATTGACGTTCATTAATCGGGAAAATATATTTGACTGGTGACGCTTATACATATAGAGCATCATAAACATTTAACTCCAGCAGATTCAtatcagacattagtatttttacgcaaacattacataactttagCGATAGAAACTCATTGTGTGACCGGCGAAGAAAGAAGAatacagagctagctagcttcctattaagtgaattgtaccaacatcaactcgaaattaactaTTGATAAAAAATCAAGGTAGTTCCAGAGCAGAAAAAAAGGTTGATATTATTTggaagtttataaaacttttatatacagatcattatttgcaataaccgtcatcataaattgtattattgtttgtgtattaagatacatttgtattaaagaaGAAACTGTTTGTATCAATAGTGCTGGCTAGTATCATAAACTAGATACGAATCgacattcatttaatttttaaatatactcttcaaaacaagaaacgcaaaagggatattttttgttattttaaagagaaatatatgtaataacgttacaagctcaaagtatgtgatgttacacgtgttaaggcactgattgtcaaaccaaaatgacaataaaagttgtgcactttaaaAAACGGAGGAAAAtattggatttttcgccaaaacgcatgcgtgtccaataaatttgtttgagagatctgcatgttctgcaagtgcaacatgtgcaaaatccctataaaagtgacgggttctcggtttccatagctcagtgttaagccaccgacacgcaatacagttacgccatgactgactgaagcacaacgcaacaacgccattggaagcaggcgaatctcgatcagatgttgccagagctgtgaatgtccacccaagcaccatcacaaggctatggaatcgtcaccaacaacatggatcaactcgtgaccgtccacgatctggcagacctcgtgtgaccacgcccgcacaagatcgcaacatccggttacgtcaccttcgggataggaccaccactgcgacgtctactgcctcaaccataccagggctgcgtaggatttccgatcagacagtacgcaaccgtctatgagatgcaggaatccgacctcgacgtccagtcagaggcgtcatcctcacccagcaacatcgtcaagcacggctgcagtggactcgggcacatcgggtatggcctcattgacgatggaggcatgtttggttcagcaaCGAAttacgttttatgcttcgtagacaggatggaaggacccgtgtttaccgtcgccgaggtgaacgttttgtagcaaactgtgtgcagaatgttgacagatttggtggtggcagcgtcatgatgtgggctgctatcgcctacaatgccagaacagaccttttgcacattcgagggaatcttagggctcaacgatacgtcgacgagattcttaggccccatgtgcaacccatcatggtgaacgtcaacgacgtttttcaacatgacaacgcccgtcctcacacagcccgactcaccactgtcttcttgatacaccacaacatcaacgttcttccctggccctccagatcaccagatttaaactccatcgaacatctttgggacgagttggaccgacgtctgcgacggcgacaacctcaaccgcagactttatctcagcttgcagcagccttgcaggctgagtggacagccattccacaggatgcgattcgtcatctcatcgcttccatgggcaggagatgccaagcagttattgatgctcacggggggcatactcgttattgacgttgagtgacgttaaacttcacctagtgagcgtggacttcgcctttgcagactttgatgttcagcagtgaatgtgcaaagtttcacacacgtcatacagaactacccggaataaacttgttaacaatttgtcttgtattttgccttttgcgtttctttttttgaagagtatataaacttagttttaggctatttgaaactgtaatatgtaacaagatttaaaaaaaaaagatcttagTGAATTCCATGTATTTTCCAAACCTGCGCTTAAAAGCGATAGAGTATATGTAGAAATAGCTGTTAATAAGATACTAATCTGTGCCACGTGTGCAATATTTAGGCAATGCATCATTAAAATCACTGGCAATTCTATGAAGCGAGCCATGAACATGCTGTGGAAGTGATACATCGTATTTGacagaaaatttataatttacaactCTAGCAACATGAGTTGATCTCCTTGCTTCAATTATTGCTAGAGACAATGCAGTAGTGTCtagaatacaacaataaaacaaaacatttgtagcTTCCTCAACTTTCACTAGTGTATCAAGTCcagagaggcctggcatggccaagcgcgtaaggcgtgcgactcgtaataggagggtcgcgggttcgcgcgcgtcgcgctaaacatgctcgccttcccagccgtgggggtgtataatgtgaaggtcaataccactattcgttggtaaaagagtagcccaagagttggcggtgggtggtgatgactagctgccttccctctagtcttacactgctaaattagggacggctagcacagatagccctcgagcagctttgtgcgaaattcccaaacaaacaaacaatcaagtccAGAGCAGCAAAGGAGAGGGGCTATTCATTTATGCTTTCCCCATCTACTCTTTAGGGTTGAGATAACACAAAAACTATGAATGCAAGGTGTCAGCCCTTTTATGGGCGAAATCACTGTTGGGAAGATTCTGGACAACAACTCGCAAAatgctttctctttttttttgtagttcatTTTGGTTTTTCACTACTTCTAAAGGGCTTTATTTTTAgctatttgttttacataatatttttttttaccataaaatgcTTCTTAGATGAATAGTTTTCCTAATACAAGTTTTCAAATTCgtatatgtattaaacaaatattttgaatgttatattgGCCTCATTTATGGCATAAAAAAAGCAATTACCAGTTcattttacttcaaaatacacGCAAAATTGGAACTTATTGAAATTTATAgtctatataaattatttaaatcactaaaaatataagggaaactatataatttataaataagttagcgtttcataattagttttataaattaaaatgaacagtaaacaaatcaaatataacaagaaaaataataatttatagttaatttcttgcaatatttggaatattttgttttttcatcacCTGCACCTCGCGCTCCTCCTGTTTGTTACCTCTCTAATGTCACGTGATGTGCAGGTTATTCTGACATTGTattaaatgtgtgttttcatatagcaaagccacatcgataTATCTGCCGAGTTTTGTATTaaatgatttggtttggtttgttttgaatttcgcgcaaaactacacgagggctatctgcgctagctgtccctaattttacagtgtaagactatagggaaggcagctagtcatcaccacccacagtcaactcatgggttactcttttaccaaccgtcacattataacgcttccatggctgaaagggcgagcatgtttggtgtgacgggattcgaacccgagaatATTAAATGATACTAGTAATTTTttgtatgcatatattttttatgaagtgtCATCCTTCAGATCTGAATATGGATTCAGAAGATAATAAGAAAAATTGTAACTTCAAAAATTGAAATCTCATTAGTGAACAAGTTTTAGTAATAAAGATAGCATTATCAGAAATAGTAGACCAATGCCAGCTCTAAGCCAAATTGGAAGAACAAAACAGTGTGTTGGAAAATTCAACGTAAATTAATATAACAGAACATCTTGGTTAACTGCTTGTTCTAACTTGCAGAAGCTTTTCTGCTGGccgtgtttattatttaacagtgaatttgGGACATAGAACTCAAATAGATttgatgatttaaataatatgcaTAAGGCAATTATAAGACAAAAAATTCCTCCAGTCATATGTTTTCAACTCTAGGCCTAGCTACATTTGGAAAATCAcggattgatttggtttgtttgtttttttggaatttcgcgcaaagctacacgaggactatctgcgctggtcgtccctaatttagcagtgtaatactagagggaaggcggcaagacatcaccacccacagccaactcttgggttactcttttaccaaccgtcacattataacgcttccatggctgaaagggcgagcatgtttggtgtgacgggattcgaaactgcgaccctcagattacgagtcgaacgccttaacccacctggtcatgctgggcctcacGGATTGAATTGCAActaaataacatacataaaataaatgtgaaaatgcATAATGAAAAGAAGAGGAACAGacgacattttaaaaatattaaacgaCATACTATGCTATTTGAGTGAATAACAACTAGCATTTAGAAGTGATGATGAATCCCTAAAGTCTGCTAACCGAGGCAATTATGTGGAATTGGCAAATTTGTGCAAGAAATATGTTCCCTTATTGAAATCCCATTTCGAAAAATCAGGTGTTCTCTCTGGCCtggacccggtatggccaagcgtgttaaggcgtgcgactcgtaatctgagggtcgcgggttcgcatacccgtcgcgccaagcatgctcgcccttttagccgtgggggcattataatgtgacggtcaatcccactattcgttggtaaaagagtagcccaagagttggcggtgggtggtgatgactagctgccttccctctagtttcacactgctaaattagaaacggctagcatagatagcccttgagtagctttgtgcgaaattcaaaaaacaaacaaactctctggCCAATGAAATAGAATCCAGAATAACCTCATTAATTGTGCAAAGaaagtattatttaataaaattaaaagtaaaataggtGATTCTCCGTTTGTGtcttttatattaaatgaaactacTAATGCAAGAACCATTTCTCAGCTTTCTCGTGTTGTGTGGTATGTGACTAAAAATGATGAATTTTGCGATAGATTtctggagtttataaatgttatttgagaTCGAACATTTGTAGATACATCTAAGATAGTGCTTCATTTAGTCGATTAATTAAATATTGGGTCAAACTTTGTTGCGCAAACCTATGATGGGGCAAGCATAATGTCCAGTGAGCTGAATGGACTTCAAAAGAAAGTTAAAGACAAGTATCCAAAAGCTCTTTTCATTCATTGTTTGGCACATAGATTAAATTTGGTGTTGTCGCAAGCTATGACGAAGATCAAGGAGTGTGACGGATTCTTTGCAAAACTTAAATCattctctttgttttttgtgaaccgtaatccgagggtcaatcccactattcgttggtaaaagagtagcccaagagttggcggtgggtggtgatgactagctgccttccctctagtttcacattgctaaattagggacggctagcctagatagtcctcgtgtagctttgcgtgaaattcaaaacaaacaatctgtgaagatttaataaatttattcagtCAAAATGAAAAGAGGATAGaattaacatacaaacaaaataaccgaatatgtcttatgtttatctttaatTGGAAGTACTTAATCTGAAATATGATAATGACTACAAGtaattaatattatctttattgGCCATCCtgtacatatttgttttattttataatccattttttatacttttgtttttccaTAAGTCAAATCACCGCACGACCCTGCTATTGTCATAGCTTAGAATTGGAAAAATCTTCGTATTAAATCCTTAGAACGCATGGGCTACTTCTTACAATAGTAATACAGAAATATGAAATCTTGGTTAAGTGTGAAAAATACAAGCTACAGCTCTTACTTATTCCACTACCAACAGTAACAGTTGAGAAATGTAACATCCTCTTACCAAATATATGGACGGTGTGAACTAGAACTTACGTTTATTCTGCTATACTTACCAGAAAAATAGTGATGTTAAAAACTTTGTATGTGTGAATTTGAACAATAGTCAGTTCTTGTACTATAACCGCAATAATAGAGAAATGTAACATCATCTTACCAAATATATGGACGGTGTGAACTAGAATTTAGGGTTATTCTGCTATACTTACCGGAACAAGAACAACATTGATGTTAAAATTTGGTACGTGTGAATTAGGACACTAGTTTGTTCTTGTACGTACCGCAACAATAGAGAAATGTAACATCCTAATATTAAAAGGTTGGTAGAGGTGCCCGAGTTTGGAGTTTAAGAAGTGGAGAATCCACGTGGTTGGAATCATCAGACGTTCCACATAGGCTGTCAGTAAGATTAAAGTCAGTGGAATACCTAATAATCCGTAAAGGATACAGAACATTTTTCCTCCTTTAGATAATGGAGTTACATGGCCATAACCTGGAAAAGttgaattaatttgttaatattaatatattatgtataaccgTTAATGAACAAAtgttataagttacttttttTCACGTTTTTCTAGTATGTCAAAGAATGTTGCGCAATTTAATAAAATGAGTGATTTAGTTTCTTTCGGATATTCGCCATTGCCACACTAGGACTAGCAGcgccttaattttgaactgatagactagagggaagggaactagCGAATAGTACTCGccatcaactctttggctactttaaGCGAGTAtagagatttgactgtcacttttgtaGCACACCGATAACCTTAGGGTGTAAAGTGCGATTTTACAGCAACAGGATACGAACTACGAAACTTCAGATCCAATAGCTGCTAACCATACCCGAGCGACGGTCAATGGTACGGTAAGATTTTTAAagtggtttgtttggaatttctagcaaagctacacggggagtatctgcgttagtcgtccctaatttagcagtgtaagaccagagggaaggcagctagtcattacctcccacttccaactcttgggctactcttttaccaatgaacactgggattgaccgtgacattataacactcccacggctgaaagagcgggcatgtttggtacgacggggcaATGGTACGGAAGATGCAGTTTACGAAATTATTGCACAGTGCCATGAGTGGTAGTACAATGACATTTGAACAGCTACAGCTACtactagtaataaaaataaacacaaattttctgttaaattgttttcattaaaatatgtaataattatttaagccttttacagataaaagaaaaacaaaaaggttCATAAAACATTCGGAGAGCCTTTCACATGTGTACGTGGGATAAGTATCATGCAATAGGCACTTTTATTTGATACATTatgaataataacataaataaaaattcaaactttCTGTCTGAAAGATGCGGTAATTGAAATCACGCTTGGTTTTAGAGCTTTTTCCCCTTCTATAACTGTGTGATTTGAATAAAAACGATCAATTACACagacctgcgaatttaaacttcatgaaaattgttttggttttaataacgaatttttCCATAATTTGACTAAGCagactttgaaaataaaattcattattttctatcACGTAATGATTTTTCTATAAATTGGAAGTAAAAACTGTTAcgtaaatcaaattattatttcgtttaccacaatgataatcttttttattattatgtttgataaGACTTTCATGGTctgtggttgtcaacattttaagcataataaataTGTGACCTAATTTcgatgaaaatgattcacttatgtaaaagtacatatgatgttttgtgaaaaatatgtacatgatggagaaaaatagatatttttggattcagtgtacaggaattactgtacacatttcaagacaataaaacaattGCAGGCATGTGTTATTACAGCTGAGCTCCCTCTTCAGTGTCAttcataaactaaaattattattatcttttctGATAAATATGGTCAAACAGTAAGTCCATACTTTTAGAAAGGTAGACAGTCTTTTCAATTTACAATAGAACGGAATGCCCAGCAATCGTGGGAACGCCGAGACCAAACTCAGTTTATACTGaggttaaattttaaatgtattttattatgagAAAGAAACTGAACTTTTAATCATATTCTATTGAAGGTTATATAAACAGTCTGTTAAAGTCAGAGGTTGAGACcaatcataatttatttcattgcgaaaacaaaactgaaaccttgaCTGCATTTGATATTGGACTAAATCATCAAGCTGTGACTTACCTATCGTTGTTACTACAGTtccagagaaaaaaaaagattgccCAAAACTCCAGTTTGGTTCCATTGTAACATTATTAGCAGCCGATACTCCTCTATTGTTAGCACGGATTATTTCCACAATCAGCTCCTCCAGGTCCTCATCTGTTGATAGGGATAATCTtggaattatttaaaatgacacATATAACACAAcagtgttttaattaataaacttgtatCATCTCTTAAATTtgtattactttgaaaaatatatatttcggaAATAATTGAGACAAAGAAGTAAATGAAAGTGATAATTCCTAGATGTTGAACTATAACCACGaactttcttattttaactttcttgGAGTTGTttagtatttacatatatttttagtttacaatattaagttaaaaattaattttctttgtataaatAAGAGCTTACTGCGCAAGCATTATTACATATAACTGTTTGTAAAATAGCAATTCTTTCTCAAATCGTATATGTTGCTACATAATTAGAGATTCTGAtggaatacattttatttcaattacaaCAT
Coding sequences within:
- the LOC143225681 gene encoding potassium channel subfamily K member 1-like — translated: MFISKSNTRLIVLTAFYLLFLVIGASIFSAIEAPKEIDIIRSLRNRRAKFLQDHSCLKDEDLEELIVEIIRANNRGVSAANNVTMEPNWSFGQSFFFSGTVVTTIGYGHVTPLSKGGKMFCILYGLLGIPLTLILLTAYVERLMIPTTWILHFLNSKLGHLYQPFNIRMLHFSIVAAAILALFFLIPAAIFSYLEPDWDYLDSIYYCFISLTTIGLGDYIPADNINQKMRPLYKVCATFYLLIGLTFMMLFLSVLYDIPQLNFGLFFLLKSDQAAGDPEKMRLATEVGGPKYTQQIDEPTTRHIKAIPRMDSSSPEDNP